Proteins encoded together in one Chryseobacterium sp. G0201 window:
- a CDS encoding PspC domain-containing protein translates to MNKTLSIGLAGFSFTIEEHAYIKLSDYLNALRSSLDASEADEVMHDIEIRMVEIFRDSLGKREVVNDTDVERVIAQIGTPEKIEEQEEAYYSEKNTKKTYTSGTEYTDKKQLFRDPERQKIAGVCAGLAHYVGMDITAMRAIWLGIFILGIFTAAISSSLVVLLYIILWIVLPTAETAADFLKMKGKPMNFDNLKNESNKLVQFANESTQRVGEIYIESKPYINNAGSGIWNVIRYILGGIFALMAFGCLIGSFVGFGFMGNSDFPPISQMNYYFDNDGMKYVIMAMIVLGSLIPAMIFALLSIKLISPKTKLRNTGWVLGALFLGLIAISTYFGISMAKKEMFLKGHKEDTEEVSINTTSDSIYVDFKQITIPQNFTGYDDDLYSDKVSVYEKDWIHVDVTRKADIKTPYLIIKKEAKGYNLPLNVSVPVEIVNNKVILPNYIKFPYEHRFRDYNIDYELVVPQNTIVIPVKKDGINFDGDLNGDGMNDKDQDNDDENGNIRIEKNKISVNGSTIEYSSDDKDSVIINGKKVPANQADKVIDSMKTNIKKMKGDVDIKVNDGKNEISIKTK, encoded by the coding sequence ATGAACAAGACACTCTCAATAGGACTCGCAGGTTTCTCTTTTACAATAGAAGAACACGCATATATAAAGCTTAGCGATTATCTTAATGCACTGAGAAGCTCTTTGGATGCTTCAGAAGCGGACGAGGTAATGCATGACATAGAAATAAGAATGGTTGAAATTTTCAGAGATTCTTTAGGAAAACGTGAAGTGGTAAATGATACTGATGTAGAAAGAGTAATCGCTCAGATCGGTACTCCTGAAAAGATTGAAGAGCAGGAAGAAGCTTATTATTCTGAAAAAAACACTAAAAAAACATACACTTCAGGTACGGAATACACAGACAAAAAACAACTGTTCCGTGATCCTGAAAGACAAAAAATAGCAGGTGTTTGCGCAGGTTTAGCTCATTATGTTGGAATGGATATTACGGCGATGAGAGCAATCTGGCTAGGAATTTTCATCCTTGGGATCTTTACAGCAGCAATTTCTTCTTCATTAGTGGTATTACTTTACATCATTCTTTGGATCGTTTTACCAACTGCAGAAACTGCAGCAGATTTCCTGAAAATGAAGGGAAAGCCTATGAACTTCGACAATCTTAAGAATGAATCTAATAAATTAGTACAATTCGCTAATGAATCTACTCAGAGGGTCGGAGAAATCTATATCGAAAGCAAGCCTTACATCAACAATGCCGGAAGCGGTATCTGGAATGTAATAAGATATATTTTAGGAGGAATCTTCGCTTTAATGGCTTTTGGTTGCCTTATCGGTTCATTTGTAGGTTTCGGATTTATGGGAAACAGTGATTTCCCTCCAATCAGTCAAATGAATTACTATTTCGATAACGACGGAATGAAATATGTGATCATGGCAATGATCGTTCTGGGAAGCTTAATTCCTGCAATGATATTCGCATTGTTAAGTATTAAATTAATTTCTCCAAAAACGAAATTAAGAAATACAGGATGGGTTTTAGGAGCATTATTCCTTGGATTGATCGCTATTTCTACTTACTTCGGAATCAGCATGGCTAAGAAAGAAATGTTCTTAAAAGGTCACAAAGAAGATACAGAAGAGGTTTCTATCAATACAACTTCAGACAGTATTTATGTAGACTTTAAACAAATAACGATCCCTCAGAACTTTACAGGCTATGATGATGATCTTTATTCTGACAAAGTATCTGTATATGAAAAAGACTGGATTCATGTAGACGTAACAAGAAAAGCTGACATTAAAACTCCTTATTTAATCATTAAAAAAGAAGCTAAAGGATATAATCTTCCATTGAATGTAAGCGTTCCTGTAGAAATTGTTAACAATAAAGTTATCCTTCCAAACTACATCAAGTTCCCTTATGAACACAGATTCAGAGATTACAATATTGATTATGAATTGGTAGTTCCTCAAAATACAATCGTAATCCCTGTAAAGAAAGACGGAATTAACTTCGACGGAGATTTGAACGGAGACGGAATGAACGACAAAGATCAAGATAATGACGACGAAAATGGAAACATCAGAATCGAAAAAAATAAGATCTCTGTAAACGGTTCTACCATCGAATACAGCTCTGACGATAAAGACAGCGTGATCATTAACGGAAAAAAAGTTCCTGCAAACCAAGCTGACAAAGTAATTGATTCAATGAAAACAAACATCAAAAAGATGAAAGGTGATGTTGACATCAAAGTAAACGACGGAAAAAACGAAATTTCTATCAAAACCAAATAA
- a CDS encoding 1-acyl-sn-glycerol-3-phosphate acyltransferase, translating to MKKLIGKLMLKMLGWKVVLQGDVNSLNRCILVVAPHTHNMEYLLGNLAYWSLDKPIKIIIKDAHTKAWYGSVVRGLGGIGIDRSQKNDLVKFVADQFAKEDFSLVITPEGTRSWVPKWRKGFYHMALAAKVPIVLAAGDFKRNIVYLGYTIPYERIASASFSEIMEEIQDYYIKNDIVPKIPENWNPNIMGTDEVRS from the coding sequence ATGAAAAAACTGATCGGCAAATTAATGTTAAAAATGTTGGGCTGGAAAGTCGTGCTACAAGGCGATGTAAACAGTCTCAACAGATGTATTCTCGTTGTAGCACCACACACCCACAACATGGAATATTTATTAGGAAATCTTGCCTATTGGTCTTTGGACAAACCTATAAAAATAATCATTAAAGATGCCCACACAAAAGCTTGGTACGGAAGCGTAGTAAGAGGTTTGGGAGGGATTGGTATCGACAGAAGCCAGAAAAATGATTTGGTAAAATTTGTTGCAGATCAGTTTGCAAAAGAAGATTTCAGCCTTGTGATTACTCCGGAAGGCACCAGAAGCTGGGTTCCGAAATGGAGAAAAGGTTTCTATCACATGGCTTTGGCCGCAAAAGTTCCTATCGTACTTGCTGCAGGGGATTTTAAAAGAAATATTGTCTACCTTGGTTATACAATTCCTTATGAAAGAATAGCTTCTGCTTCTTTTTCTGAAATTATGGAAGAAATACAGGATTATTACATCAAAAATGATATCGTACCAAAAATTCCGGAAAACTGGAATCCTAATATTATGGGAACTGATGAAGTTAGGAGTTAG
- a CDS encoding cytochrome P450, with product MNPKFNYPTEIKGNRKLYSLLKGLNHPLEVISGNHQSVGDSYYIKASFTDKNFIFSQDKEFVEYILKQNHKNYHKSEIQSVTLGKYLGKGLLTNNGKDWLKQRRLIQPGFSKAKIANLVSIMEEEIDKSLESFKSESEVDLYDFFHSLAFNIVAKTLFSSDVDENTVNELSKIITEVQEVSTKEVRLPFYTQILNIFGVIDKNIEKSKRSKAIIQSILDKRRTSKEEKNDLLDMLIQTRYEDTQLPMSDEQLVDEMLILFIAGHETTANALSFIFFEISQNPKAEEKLKKEIENEEEMVFTSENLMKKSFTVNIIKEAMRLHSPAWAIDREALEDDSFKEYSWPKGTLIILYISGLHRNPKYWEHPDSFIPERFEDENSKNFAYYPFGAGPRLCIGEHFAMMEMALIIRKFYKRFTFISYQKKLEKKALVTLRPISLKGKIINNLA from the coding sequence ATGAATCCAAAATTTAATTATCCGACAGAAATTAAGGGAAACAGAAAGTTATATTCTTTATTAAAAGGACTTAACCATCCATTAGAGGTCATCAGTGGAAACCATCAATCTGTAGGTGATAGTTATTATATCAAAGCAAGTTTTACCGATAAAAACTTCATCTTTTCTCAGGATAAAGAGTTTGTTGAATATATTTTAAAACAGAATCATAAAAATTATCATAAATCTGAGATCCAATCTGTTACTTTGGGGAAATATTTAGGAAAAGGTTTATTAACAAACAACGGAAAAGATTGGTTGAAGCAAAGAAGACTGATCCAGCCGGGTTTCAGTAAGGCAAAAATTGCCAATCTTGTTTCCATTATGGAAGAAGAAATCGATAAATCTCTTGAATCATTCAAAAGCGAATCGGAGGTAGATCTGTACGATTTTTTTCATTCGCTGGCCTTCAATATTGTTGCTAAAACCCTTTTCAGTTCTGATGTTGACGAAAATACGGTGAATGAATTAAGTAAAATCATCACAGAAGTTCAGGAAGTTTCTACCAAAGAAGTTCGTTTACCTTTTTACACGCAAATCTTAAATATTTTCGGTGTTATTGATAAAAACATTGAAAAAAGTAAGAGATCAAAAGCGATCATCCAAAGCATTTTAGATAAAAGAAGAACTTCAAAAGAGGAAAAGAACGATTTGCTAGATATGCTTATTCAAACACGATATGAAGATACGCAACTCCCAATGTCGGACGAACAATTGGTTGATGAAATGCTCATTCTTTTTATTGCCGGACATGAAACGACTGCCAACGCTTTAAGTTTTATCTTTTTTGAAATCAGTCAAAACCCAAAAGCTGAGGAAAAATTAAAAAAGGAAATAGAAAATGAAGAAGAAATGGTTTTTACTTCAGAAAATTTAATGAAGAAATCATTTACAGTCAATATTATCAAAGAAGCGATGCGTCTGCATTCTCCCGCTTGGGCGATTGATCGTGAAGCTTTAGAAGATGACAGTTTTAAAGAATATTCGTGGCCAAAAGGCACTTTGATCATCCTTTATATCAGCGGACTTCACAGAAATCCAAAATATTGGGAACATCCGGATTCATTTATTCCTGAACGTTTTGAGGATGAAAATTCTAAAAATTTCGCCTACTATCCTTTCGGAGCCGGGCCTCGACTTTGCATCGGTGAGCATTTTGCCATGATGGAAATGGCTCTCATCATCCGTAAATTCTACAAAAGATTCACTTTTATATCATATCAGAAAAAATTAGAGAAAAAAGCTCTTGTTACGCTAAGACCCATCAGCTTAAAAGGTAAAATTATCAATAATTTGGCTTAA
- a CDS encoding PadR family transcriptional regulator: protein MNTENTKAQMRKGILEFCILSLINLREMYVSDLIDELKKGKLDVVEGTLYPLLTRLKNGEFLSYRWEESTGGPPRKYYQITEKGKLFLDELQNTWKELTDSVNQITQKI from the coding sequence ATGAATACCGAAAATACCAAAGCGCAAATGCGAAAAGGAATTCTGGAATTCTGTATTTTAAGTCTCATCAATCTTCGTGAAATGTATGTTTCCGACCTAATAGATGAACTGAAAAAAGGAAAGCTGGATGTAGTAGAAGGAACCCTCTACCCTCTTTTAACAAGACTGAAAAACGGAGAGTTTCTCTCTTACAGATGGGAAGAATCTACAGGAGGGCCACCCAGAAAATATTACCAAATAACAGAAAAAGGCAAATTGTTTTTGGACGAACTTCAAAATACCTGGAAAGAATTAACAGATTCTGTAAACCAAATCACTCAAAAAATTTAA